The genomic region gtGATGTCacaggccctatgagtgtcctgagtgtgggaagaggtttcagagcagctccaatctcctgTGTCAGTGGATTCACACTATGGAGAGGCCATACTAGAGTCGAGTGTGGCCAGAGCttcaggcacagctcagccttGACCAACAGAGGCGCCACTGAGGGAAGGTGTGTGCCCCGAGTGCAGGAAGAGCTCCacgcgctgctccagctccatcccccatggGAGGATCAGCGTTGGATAATCCCCAGTGACCCCCTGGTGATCCATGGTCCTGGTGATCCATATTGAGAAGACACCTGGCTGGGGGGCTCCACCTCTTCCAGGCTCCCTCTGaccttgattttcttttcatttctctttgtcctttccaaacacccaaaaatggggcaaaaaCAAAGACCTTGAACTAAGACATGGTCGGTGCCATGGCAGGAACttgcaggggctgtgtgagctgGAGGGAGTGCTCCTGGAAGGGACCTGGGAGCTGCTCACGGCTTTGGGAATCCAGGGCCAAGCGTCTCTGGCCGCACTGAGAGACCCTGGCGGAGgtcctggggcagctgctcaaGGACCCCTGCCCTGGAGCCATGCCCACGTCCCCCTGTCCAggttcctggtgtcccctgtcccggATGCCCCTCTCCTTGCTGTCACTCCCGTGTCCCGCCCTGCTCCCATCTCAGTCCGGATCCCATTCCCGGTCTCATTCCCTGTTCCAGTCCCATATTCTCTGTCTGGTTGCTGCTCCCATATTCTCAGTCTCGTATTCCCTAACTTTCCTGTTCCCGTTCTCGTATTCCTGTTGgcatatttctatttctatattCCCTCTTCCGTTTCCACATTCGGACCACTCCCGGTCCCGTTCCCATATTCCAGTTCCTGCATTTCCAGTCCCGTTCCCATATTCCCGTCCTCAATCCCGGTCCTTTCTTCCTACTCCTCATCCCATATTCTCAGTCCCGTTGCCGTTTCCGTATTCCCACTCCCGTTCCCACTTCCGCATTCCCAGTCCTATTCTCGGTCTCTGTCCTCTATTCCCGGTCCCATTCCCGGTCCCTGTCCTGTATTCCCGGCCCCATTCCCAGTCTCTGTCCTGTATTCCCGCTCCCGGACCCCTCGCAACGGACACCGCCGCCATCGCTCCAGCCCGCCTCAGCCCTCACGTGACCGGAGAAACTCCGCGCTGCTCCCACCCACCAGTCACAACACGCGATCCCCCTGACATTTCCATAGCTCCGCCCCCgtctggccccgccccctgccgGCTGCGGCCGCTTCCCGGCGCCGtttgctcccagttccctcccagtgctcccagtacggGCGGCATTAGCAGGGAAAGCGCttccagttccctcccagtgctcccagccgGCTGCGGCACCGGCAGGGAGAGCGCTCCCAGTACTCCCAGTAAGGGCGGCACCGGCAGGGAGAGCGCTCCCAGTtcgctcccagtgctcccagtacggGCGGCACCGGCAGGGAGAGCGCTTCCAGCTCCTGCCCGCTGCTCTCACCAtcgctcccagtgctcccagtatcgcgcccagtgctcccagtatcgCTCCCAGCGCCGGGCGGGCGGGGCAGTTTTGGAGATGCCCCCAGGGCAGAGCGCGGGCCCTTTTGGGTGCCGGCACtgcccgggccgggctgggagcggagcAGGAGcggcagaaaaaggaaaaagaggaggaagaggagcagcagcagaaaaccGCGGTGTTCCCGGCACGCTGAGGCTCCCCCGGCTCCGGCAGCATCGCTCCCCCCCGGAACCCGCCGGGCACCGGAGAGGGGGAGCTCGCCCCGAATCCATCGGAGGGTCTCCAGGAGGGTTTTCTTGCGGGGCAGGGATGTTTGAATCTTGCAggtgtgaaatacaaagctgtgtttcgtgCCAGGtagatacaggcaatgtgtgtatttgtgattgtgatatgtgtggaaaccaaccatgggacagttataaagacgaattttaataataactgaggaaagtaaagcatggaagaaggcctttgaCCCTATCTTTTCTTCACAATTAACCTtggttgatttaggagcatttgaattaaagagttaaggatgttgctttttgcttgtagttaagccttaaagagttttgcaataataaccttaAAGAAttttgcaataataaccttttgaagtataattttagaatattacttgtatccttgaaactatggctttggaatatataaaaaggaaacatgcttatctcacaccttaaaaaaccagagaaaaacagcttgagaaaggaagatgaacatcacctcAAGGGTTTATGGGCTCGaccaaagggaagctggacatcactattatgagatttatagtcttTACAATTTAAGGGtggacacatctggggagctggaccccaccagatgggattcctctttcttctttcagaaactggaccgtcaccatctggggatactcctttgagatacatcctgagaaaaactaaatcacaatagtgcATAGAATTGTGACGTAAAAatttggaatagaaactgctgagaaagcttatgagtacccctataaatatCTATAAACTATGACAATctgtaagcctcaactatcggtgtgcagttggagggaaaacttcccccagtgtacccagcgctgtattgctcatactttaccatattagtTAATAAATTGATGGCTGCTTGAATACTGGCCTAGTCAAGCCTCTTATTTATAACATAGGAGCCCAAAGCTGAGCCGCAAATGCCACTTTGCAGGATCTAGAGCGATCCCAGGTGGCGATGGTGCGCCGCCTTTGGGGACAGGGGCGATGTCGGTGCCAGGGATTCCCCAGAGAGAGCCGGGGGGGAACGCGGGAGCCCCGGAGTGGGGAGAGCACAGAGGGGCGATCCCGGAGCCGGGGGACGCCCGGCAGACAGAAGGGTTGGGGGAGCCTGGAGATGAGCCAAGCCCGGGCCCCCGAGGCTGAACGGGGTGGTCACTTGTCCAGCTGGACTTGCGTAGCGAGACCATCGAACCATCAATGAGCTCACCCCTTGTTTTTCCCCCgcaaaccaggatttcccattcacAAACCTTGGCCTGACAGAAGGGGAGACGACcacgaggaagaggaagaggtcccaggacacccaggcaggtgaggagaaAGTCAatgcccttttccccctctctcctgctccatctcccagcccagtaTGGCtccggctgcaggacaaccccggtgctgcctgggatggatggggggatctccttccccttccctctggcacggaggcacatcccatcctctccttgtccttcctccctcAGACAGAGGATGGAGCTGATGTTGGGGACCAGGTCAGACAAATCCCCGCAGCTGAACGTTGTGGCAGAGGCCATTTTGAGCAGCTCCGTGTTGCAGGAATccaaaagggaggaaaagcctGAGGAGGGGCTGTAAACCCAGCCCTGGGATctgtgaggaggaaagacccacccagtgccagaaatgcagctggagataggccagagctcagagctgggtgtccatgagcagcttcatggcAGGGAGAACCCCCCAAGCAAtcggaatgtgggaagagcctCAACCAGAGCTCAACTCTGATCTGCCACTGGAgaatccacactggggaaagaTCCTACAAGTGTGGAGAGGGTGGGAAGAACTTCAGGATGAGCTGGTGATCCATGGTCCTGGTGATCCGTATTGGGAAGACCCTTGGCTAGGGGGCTCCCCATCCTCCTGTCTCCCtgtgggcacctgggcacatcCACAGACCCACATCAGAAATGCATTGTGGAGAGCAGATTGGTCAACTTCCGTCCCCAGAAAAATCTCACCTTTTGCATCTTCTAGTGACATCAAGCAACACTGGATGGCCTTGGAGGTCTTCTTGAACATAAATCCATCGTTTTAATTCTCTCTGGCCACAGGCATCTTCCACAGAGAAATGGGGATGTACTGGGGCAAAACTCACAACAGTGGGATGGAATGCCATCTAAAAAGGTTCTTCCACCCATGTAAGCATGTGGATGCTCAACTGGCACAGACACATAAATCCTTTTGGTTTAGCCttgattttctttcatttttgttcAGCCCTTTGAAACCCCTGGAACTGGGGTAAAAATAAAGATGTTTAAAAAAGGCATGAGTGGGGAACAATGACATGAGGGGACATGGCCATGGATGGCGACATGGCCAtgcatggggacatgggggacatggacatggatggggacacGGAGGGACATGGACATGGGTGGGGTCACAAACCGAGACAGTGTCAGTGCCAccacagtgccaccagcaccttcaTCCCGGCCGTGGCAAAGCACTGCCTGATGCAGTTCCTTCCACTGTGTTCCCACCGTCACCACTACGGTGTCCCAGCTGAATGTCACCACCCACTGGAGCGGGACAGGGAACTTGTTCAGCTGGTGACAAGGGGCCCAGAAGCAGGTGACAGCCACCAGGGTGTCCCAGAGCCAGTGCACTCAGGGGACCCCAGCTGcccctggggacaggctggggacaggacaagggTCAGTGTCACCTGGGGAGGTCACATGGCCTTGTGGCAGTGTCCCCTGACATATCCTGGTGGCTTCATGCACTGACATGTCAtggtggcagtgtccccacaggTGTGGCGACATTATCCCTGATGTGTGTCCTGGTGGCATTGTGCCCCCTCCTCCCTGTGTGTCCCCGTCCCCTCCCCtcgtgtgtccctgtccctttccctgtgtccctgtccctcccccaCGTGTCCCTGTGGGGTCAAAGTCCCCAAGGCCCCGGGGTCGTGTCCTGCAGGGTGTCCCCGTGTCCTGCAGGGTGTCCCCCTGTTCCACAGGGTGTCCTGCAGGATGTTcccgtggctgctgctggcactgagcaTCTGCGCCCACCCTGGCACAGGTAAGGACACACCACGACATCCCACAACACCCTACGAccccttttttcctctgatTTTGGGTCATTCTCCTCTCTTTTGGGTCTGTCCTCCCTGATTTTGGGTCCTTTCCCTGGATCCTTTCTCCCTGTTTTGGTTCCTTTCCCCCTTATTTTGGgtcttttccccctcttttgagtcctttccccctctttttggtCCTTTCCCCCTCTTTTGGGTCCTTTCTGCCCTATTTTGGGTCCTTTCCCCTTATTATGGGTCCTTTCCCCCGGGTTTGGGTCTTTTCCCCTTATTTGGGatcatttcctcccttttttggGTCCTTTCCCCCTTGTTTGAGGCACATTTGGGTGCTTCTCCCTCCTCCAAGTCCCTCCCCACCCCCTTAACCCCCACGCCCCCCACGCTCTGTCCCCCCAGCAGTATCCCCGGCGGTGTCCCCGGCTGTGTCCCCGgcggtgtccccagctgtgtccccggCTGTCCCCCCGCGCCACATGGACTCGGTGCTCGACATCCTGGACGCGCTCGAGTCCccggcccggggcggctccCCCGGCGCGGCCGCGGCCCTGGGGCGGGCCCTGGGGGTCTGCCGCGCCCCGGGGTGCCGGGCGGTGCTGGGCGAGCCCCCCGGGCCCCCCGAGCGCCCCCCGGCTCTGACCCCGGGCCAGTGGCAGCTCCTGACCGAGCTGCTCCGCCACGACCCGGCGGCACCGGCGCTGGGGGCGGTGCTGGCGCCCGACGGCTCCACGGTGGCGCTCGGGCCCCTCCTGGCCGGCATCGAGGCGGGGCTGAGATCCGCCGGGCTTGGGcgacccctccccaccctcgACCCGCCCGCCGACCCCCTCCTGGCTGTCACCATCACCGAGGCTTTGGGGACATCCTTCCTGCTGGCGCACAGGGGTGGCCACAACGCCACCGCGTTAGGACCCGGCGGCTGCTGGGAGGACGTGGAGAACCCCCAAAATTACACCTTGAGGGGTCCCCCGTCCCCCGTGCCCGACCCTGTGGCCATTGGGGCCATGGACGGGGCGGTCCTGGGGGCGCGGCTGGCCCGGGGACCCCTCCCGGTGGCCGAGCTGCTTCGGGGCTACTACGGCACCAGGAATGGCTCGGGAGCGGGGAGACCCCCCAGCAGTTACCGGCGCCGGAGTTTTGGGGCACTGGCGGGACAGGGACGTCTGGAGAAGGAGGTGGCAGCGGttttggagctgctgaggacGCTGCCGCCCACCTCGGAGCTCCTGagagacatggggacacaggaggtGGCGGCCGTGGCTCAGAGGGCGGCGCGGGAGTTCAGCGAGCGCTACGTGGGTACGAGTGGGGTGGCATCTCATAAATGGGGTTGTCACCTCCCAGACAGGGGTTGTCACCCCCTAAACAGGGATTGCCACTGCACAAACAGGCATTGTGATCTCCCAAATACGGATTGTCACTGCCCAAATGGGCATTGTGCTCCCCAAACAGAGTTGTCACCCCCTAAACAGTAGTTGTCATCTCCCAGACAGGGATTGTTACCCCCTAAACGGTGTCACCCCTCAAACAGGGACTGTCACCCCCTAAATGGGCGTTGTCACCTCCCAGACAAATATTATCACCCCCTGTGTCTCCACACAGCCTCTGCTGTGATCCCAAGCCCCTCATCCCCAAATGGCCTCTTGTCCCCAAATGACGTCCCCATGTGGAcaccaccatgtccccaagggccCATCAAGCCCCTTGTCCTAATACAGACTGTACTGTGTCCCCATCAAGCCCCAtgtccccccctgtcccctctgccatgTCCCCAGGATCTCAGGTGACACCGCACCGTTGTCCCCGCAGAGTGCCCGGCCATCGTGCCGCGCTGCCTGTGGGGTGCCCGTCCCTACCGGGGCACcccggccctgctgcagcccccgcTGGGCTCCGTGTTCCTGCACCACACCCTGGAGCCGTCGCAGCCCTGCCTGACCTTCGGCGCCTGCGCCCGCGCCATGAGGGACATGCAGCGCTTCCACCAGGACACCCGCGGCTGGGACGACATCGGCTACAGGTcactgtcacctccctgggGCGATGGCACCTGCCAGGGGCCCTGGCACCCCCTGTGGGAGCGGTCATTGTACCCCTGTGGGGACTGTCACCTCCACTGGTTCCCACCTTCCATGGCCGTGTCATCCCCTGTGGTCCCCATCATCTCCTTCAGTTCCTGTCACCCACCACGGTCCCTGTCACCCCCTCAGGTGTGTCATTGTACCCCTGTGGGCATTGTCACTCCCACAGTCCCTGTCACCTCCTGTGAGCCCTGTCATTGAACCCCTGTGGGCACTGTCACCTCCACTGGTTCCTGCCACCCTCCATGGGGCCGATCCTTGTCTCCCCATGGTCTCTGTCTATACCCCCATGGTCACTGTCATCCCCTGTGGTCCCCATCACTGTCCCATTGCAGTCCATGTGGTTGTCACCTCACAGTCCCCAtcactgtcccctcccagtccccatcactgtcccctcccagtccccatcactgtccccacactgtcctCACAACCCCcacagtccccatccctgtccctttccagtccccatccctgtcccctcacagtTCCCAACCCTGTTGACCCACAGTCCCTGTTCCCATTTCCCCTCTACAAGGGAAGCCCCCACAGCCTGTATCATTGTCCCCGCATTGTCCCCATCGCTGTCTCTCCACTATCCCAGTCCCTGTCCCTTTGCAGTCCCCaccactgtcccctcactgtcatCATGTCCTCACAGCTTTGTGGTGGGCTCGGATGGGTACCTGTACGAGGGCCGGGGCTGGCGCTGGGTGGGTGCCCACACCAAGGGCTACAACACCAAAGGCTTCGGCGTTGGCATCGTTGGGGACTTCACGGCCACCCTGCCGGACCCCGACACGCTGGCCCTCGTGCGGGAtgagctcctgccctgcgccgTCCGCTTCGGCCACATCCGGCCGGACTTCACCCTGCGCGGCCACCGCCAGCTCGGCCACACCGACTGCCCTGGCAATGCCCTCTTCCAGGAGATCCAGAGCTGGCCTGGCTTCCAGGGGACGCCGGTGGCACGGGGACTCAGGGTGGGTGGCCCGGTGGGGTTGGTGGGAAGGGATTTAGGGTCATCTTGTGACTGACCGTGTGTCTTGTCCACTCTGCAGTGAGGAGCGGCCCCGGCCAGGGAGCCTGGGCTGGATGGAGGCAGGAGAGGTTGGACAGCAGTCCAGATGGAGaccagcccaggctggatgggcacTAGTCCAGCAGATGTTGGTCTGATGGATCCCAGCTGGGCGTTGGTCCAGATGAACACCAGACCCATGGATCCCAGCTGGACTCTGGtctgcagccccccagcctGGACAGCCCCCAGCCAAGATGACCACCAGCCcagccacagcctggcccaTCCCACTGGCCCACCAGCCCATCCCAGTAGCCCCAAcctcaaaaccccccaaaataaaTCCAGTTCCAGGACATAAGCTCTGGGTGGTCCCTGCAGAGCaagggggaaactgaggcacaggctgggggtgACTTTGGGGTGATGGGAGGAGACTTCGGGACCCGCCCgggagaccccaaacccccccccccccccaaaaccagcaCCCAATCCCCAAActggcacctgcagcatccCGCCCCTCCCAGCTGCCATTTCGGGGGGACTCCAGGAGCCACCGTGACCCCGCAGTCTCCGAGAGGTGACCCGCGGTGTCCCCTGGGTGTCGCCGGGTCTTCCCCagcgggagcagcagcatcacctcccgAGGGAgcggcggaggaggaggag from Zonotrichia albicollis isolate bZonAlb1 chromosome 31, bZonAlb1.hap1, whole genome shotgun sequence harbors:
- the LOC141725818 gene encoding N-acetylmuramoyl-L-alanine amidase-like isoform X3, translating into MVAVSPQGVPVSCRMFPWLLLALSICAHPGTAVSPAVSPAVSPAVSPAVSPAVPPRHMDSVLDILDALESPARGGSPGAAAALGRALGVCRAPGCRAVLGEPPGPPERPPALTPGQWQLLTELLRHDPAAPALGAVLAPDGSTVALGPLLAGIEAGLRSAGLGRPLPTLDPPADPLLAVTITEALGTSFLLAHRGGHNATALGPGGCWEDVENPQNYTLRGPPSPVPDPVAIGAMDGAVLGARLARGPLPVAELLRGYYGTRNGSGAGRPPSSYRRRSFGALAGQGRLEKEVAAVLELLRTLPPTSELLRDMGTQEVAAVAQRAAREFSERYVECPAIVPRCLWGARPYRGTPALLQPPLGSVFLHHTLEPSQPCLTFGACARAMRDMQRFHQDTRGWDDIGYSEERPRPGSLGWMEAGEVGQQSRWRPAQAGWALVQQMLV
- the LOC141725818 gene encoding N-acetylmuramoyl-L-alanine amidase-like isoform X1, yielding MVAVSPQGVPVSCRMFPWLLLALSICAHPGTAVSPAVSPAVSPAVSPAVSPAVPPRHMDSVLDILDALESPARGGSPGAAAALGRALGVCRAPGCRAVLGEPPGPPERPPALTPGQWQLLTELLRHDPAAPALGAVLAPDGSTVALGPLLAGIEAGLRSAGLGRPLPTLDPPADPLLAVTITEALGTSFLLAHRGGHNATALGPGGCWEDVENPQNYTLRGPPSPVPDPVAIGAMDGAVLGARLARGPLPVAELLRGYYGTRNGSGAGRPPSSYRRRSFGALAGQGRLEKEVAAVLELLRTLPPTSELLRDMGTQEVAAVAQRAAREFSERYVECPAIVPRCLWGARPYRGTPALLQPPLGSVFLHHTLEPSQPCLTFGACARAMRDMQRFHQDTRGWDDIGYSFVVGSDGYLYEGRGWRWVGAHTKGYNTKGFGVGIVGDFTATLPDPDTLALVRDELLPCAVRFGHIRPDFTLRGHRQLGHTDCPGNALFQEIQSWPGFQGTPVARGLR
- the LOC141725818 gene encoding N-acetylmuramoyl-L-alanine amidase-like isoform X2; amino-acid sequence: MVAVSPQGVPVSCRMFPWLLLALSICAHPGTVSPAVSPAVSPAVSPAVSPAVPPRHMDSVLDILDALESPARGGSPGAAAALGRALGVCRAPGCRAVLGEPPGPPERPPALTPGQWQLLTELLRHDPAAPALGAVLAPDGSTVALGPLLAGIEAGLRSAGLGRPLPTLDPPADPLLAVTITEALGTSFLLAHRGGHNATALGPGGCWEDVENPQNYTLRGPPSPVPDPVAIGAMDGAVLGARLARGPLPVAELLRGYYGTRNGSGAGRPPSSYRRRSFGALAGQGRLEKEVAAVLELLRTLPPTSELLRDMGTQEVAAVAQRAAREFSERYVECPAIVPRCLWGARPYRGTPALLQPPLGSVFLHHTLEPSQPCLTFGACARAMRDMQRFHQDTRGWDDIGYSFVVGSDGYLYEGRGWRWVGAHTKGYNTKGFGVGIVGDFTATLPDPDTLALVRDELLPCAVRFGHIRPDFTLRGHRQLGHTDCPGNALFQEIQSWPGFQGTPVARGLR